TGGATGAAACCTTCCGCATCGACGAGGGCCTGCGCATTGCCCGCCAGTTGCTGATCGACATCAACCGCCTGGACGTGCCGGCCGGCAGCGAGTTCCTGGACGTGATCTCCCCGCAGTACATCGGCGACCTGATTTCCTGGGGCGCAATTGGCGCGCGCACCACCGAAAGCCAGGTACACCGCGAACTGGCTTCGGGCCTGTCGGCGCCGATTGGCTTCAAGAACGGCACCGACGGCAACATCCGCATCGCCACCGATGCCATCCAGGCGGCGGCGCGCGGCCACCACTTTTTGTCGGTCCATAAAAACGGCCAGGTCGCGATTGTGCAGACCCAGGGCAACAAGGATTGCCACGTCATCCTGCGCGGTGGCAAGGCGCCCAACTATGACGCCGCCAGCGTGACCGCTGCCTGCAAGGAACTGCATGCCGCAGGCCTGCCGGCCACCTTGATGGTCGATTGCAGCCATGCCAACAGCTACAAGCAGCACGAAAAGCAGATGGACGTGGCGCGCGACATTGCGGACCAGGTCTCTAGCGGCTCGCGCAATGTGTTTGGCCTGATGGTTGAAAGCCACCTGAAGGCAGGCGCGCAAAAGTTCACGGCCGGCAAGGACGATGCCCGGGCGCTCGAATATGGCCAGAGCATCACCGACGCCTGCCTGGGCTGGAACGACTCGCTGGCCCTGCTGGAATCCCTGTCAGCCGCCGTGGAGGCTCGTCGGGCAAAATAATAAATCTGCAGCCGCAGGCGTATCAGGGCGCTGCCAGGGTCGGCGAAAGGGCGGGTCGCTGAACACGGCGCCATGATTCATCATCATTTTTTCAGGAAACCATCATGCGTAGTGAAGTCAGCGTCATCTTCAAAAACCAGGCCCCTGTGCGCATTGAGCTGCACGACGCGGAGCCCATGCCCAGCGAGGCGGCGCGCCGCTGGCTCGACGAGCAGTTCACCCAGATGGGCTGCGAGCCCCTGCGGCCCACCGGCAAGCTGCTGACCGCCGACAAGGTGGTAGTGGTGGCCGAAGCGGCCGGGCCGGTGAAGTTTGCCGATGCCCAGTGGGCGCGGGCGTTTGCCGGCGCGGCGGCGGCGGCCCTGGGCCGGCCGATGGTCAATATTGACGTGACGACATTGAGCATCAGCTATTGAATCGGTGCTTGACGGCGCACGGCCACAACTGAAAAGCTTTTCAATTTGCTATTGATACGATAGCTGGCTGCGCTTGTTTATATTGGCCTTGAGGGCTAAAACATCGCTACCGAACCCAGGACGATATTCTTCAATGGTCAAGCCTGTTGACGCCAACGCCATGAAAAAAACCAAAGCTAAATCCAAACCCAAACCCGATCTGTTCGCCGAAGCCGCGCCTGCCGCCGACCCGGTAACGCCCGGCAGCGCCCTGCGGCTCGATGGCGGCAAGGGCGGGTCGCGTTTGTCCGCCGGGCAGCAGCGCTTTAACCGCCTGCTGGCGAAAATCGACAAGCTCGAAGGCCAGGTCACGGAAATCAAGACGCTGGCCGACGCCTTTCGCCCGCTCTACCAAAGCACGCTGGAGCCGCTGCGTGGGGAACACCGGGCGTTGATGCGCCGCATGGCGCTGTGCCTGGACGAGCGGCTGCAGCGCAAGGGCTTGAGCCCAGCCCAAAAGCGCGACGGCCTTGAAATTCTTTGCGACCTGTGCGAGACGCTGGCGGCCTTTGGCGATGAGGCCATGGCCGCGCTGCACGACCAGCGCAGCGCGCGCACCTTGCGCCAGAAAGAACAAGACCAGGCGGCCATGATGCGTTCGATGATGGAAGACGCTCTGGGCCGGCCGCTCGACATGCAGGCGCAGGATGATTCGCTGGACCCGCTCGAAGCCGTGCTGCGCGCCGGCCACGAGGGCCTGCACGAAGCGATGCAGGCCGACGAGGCCGAGCGCGAGGCGGCCCAGGCTAGAAGAAAAAAGAAAAATCCCACACCGGCCCAGATCAAGGCCGGGCAGGAGCAGGAAGACGCCGACACCGTCTTGCGCCAGGTGTACCGCCAGCTGGCCAGCGCGCTGCACCCCGACCGCGAGCGCGACCCGGCCGAGCACCAGCGCAAAACCGCGCTGATGAGTGAAGCCAACGCCGCCTACGCCAAGCAAGACCTGATGGCCCTGCTGCACCTGCAGTTGCGCATTGCCCAGGCCGATGCGCAGG
This DNA window, taken from Polaromonas hydrogenivorans, encodes the following:
- a CDS encoding 3-deoxy-7-phosphoheptulonate synthase, whose translation is MNAKATPASPSWYADVEKTSQTDDKRIKDITVLPPPEHLIRFFPINGTAVESLITQTRQNIHNIMAGTDDRLLVVIGPCSIHDPMAALDYARRLAEQRKKYAGTLEIVMRVYFEKPRTTVGWKGLINDPYLDETFRIDEGLRIARQLLIDINRLDVPAGSEFLDVISPQYIGDLISWGAIGARTTESQVHRELASGLSAPIGFKNGTDGNIRIATDAIQAAARGHHFLSVHKNGQVAIVQTQGNKDCHVILRGGKAPNYDAASVTAACKELHAAGLPATLMVDCSHANSYKQHEKQMDVARDIADQVSSGSRNVFGLMVESHLKAGAQKFTAGKDDARALEYGQSITDACLGWNDSLALLESLSAAVEARRAK